One region of Quercus lobata isolate SW786 chromosome 2, ValleyOak3.0 Primary Assembly, whole genome shotgun sequence genomic DNA includes:
- the LOC115972142 gene encoding uncharacterized protein LOC115972142: MATHRFNGILFLLCAFCLLTFTAYADSNWHGKRPKGIQNWLNHGGDLRNRRYANKETKISPTTVSKLSLKWKFYAGKDITATPAIFNGTLYFPSWNGYIYAIKESDGSLVWEKNLQELTGLNATGFVPKVNWTVSRSTPTIADDLLIIGIYGPAVVIAVERSTGKLVWSTQLDSHAAGLITMSGTYYKGGFYVGTSSLEESLSVEQCCTFRGSFSKLDVRYGTILWQTFMLPDNYGKLGEYAGAAIWGSSPSIDIPRKHVYIATGNLYSVPLNVSQCQAKENNQTVPTHPDQCIEPDNHFDSILALDLDSGKIKWYHQLGGYDVWFLACNNLSTPNCPSGPNPDADFGEAPLMVSINSNNTKLDIVVAVQKSGFAWALDRNNGSLIWSTVSLLDI, from the exons ATGGCAACTCATAGATTCAATGGCATTCTCTTTCTCCTATGTGCCTTTTGTCTCCTAACCTTCACAGCTTATGCAGATTCCAAT TGGCATGGGAAGAGACCAAAGGGAATACAAAATTGGTTGAATCATGGTGGAGATTTGCGCAATAGAAGATATGCAAACAAGGAGACCAAAATCAGCCCCACAACTGTTTCCAAACTAAGTCTAAAGTGGAAATTCTATGCAGGCAAAGATATAACAGCAACACCAGCAATTTTCAATGGTACCCTTTATTTTCCAAGCTGGAATGGCTATATCTATGCAATCAAAGAGTCTGATGGATCTCTTGTTTGGGAGAAGAACTTGCAAGAGTTAACTGGCCTTAATGCAACTGGGTTTGTACCTAAGGTCAATTGGACAGTATCAAGATCAACACCAACTATAGCTGATGACCTCCTGATCATTGGAATTTATGGACCAGCTGTGGTTATTGCTGTTGAAAGATCAACTGGGAAGCTTGTTTGGTCAACCCAGCTTGACAGCCATGCCGCTGGACTTATCACCATGTCAGGAACTTATTACAAAGG GGGTTTCTATGTTGGTACATCTTCACTAGAAGAATCTCTCAGTGTTGAACAATGTTGCACCTTCCGTGGCAGCTTTTCCAAATTAGATGTTCGTTATGGCACCATCTTGTGGCAAACCTTTATGTTACCCGATAACTATGGCAAACTTGGAGAATATGCTGGAGCTGCTATTTGGGGAAGTAGCCCTTCCATTGATATTCCAAGGAAACATGTCTACATTGCCACTGGAAATCTATACTCGGTTCCTTTAAATGTAAGCCAATGTCAAGCAAAAGAGAATAATCAGACTGTACCAACTCACCCAGACCAATGTATCGAGCCAGATAACCATTTTGATTCAATTTTGGCTCTTGATCTAGACTCCGGAAAGATAAAGTGGTATCACCAACTAGGAGGCTATGATGTATGGTTCTTGGCATGTAACAATCTTTCGACTCCAAATTGTCCTTCAGGTCCAAACCCAGATGCTGATTTTGGAGAGGCACCATTGATGGTTAgcataaatagtaataataccAAACTAGATATTGTCGTTGCTGTTCAAAAGAGTGGATTTGCATGGGCTTTGGACCGCAACAATGGCAGCCTCATATGGAGTACAGTAAGTTTACTTGATATCTAA
- the LOC115972151 gene encoding uncharacterized protein LOC115972151, which translates to MGGDPSRRNQSLYCTYHRDRGHTTEQCWVLKDHLGQLVKAGHLKDFVLDSGDKIVGQDVRQRGNPLPPPLGIIEVIHVVSEKLVVGRRKGVLTVVPVEGNLGLQSPGKKMKFAREPVSFDDGDLEGTIQPYGDALVVTARINGFLVKRVMID; encoded by the coding sequence ATGGGCGGGGATCCATCCAGAAGGAATCAAAGTCTTTACTGCACTTATCACCGGGATAGGGGTCACACCACCGAACAATGTTGGGTATTAAAAGACCATCTCGGGCAGCTAGTCAAGGCCGGGCACTTAAAGGATTTCGTGCTAGACTCGGGGGACAAAATAGTGGGGCAAGATGTCCGGCAAAGGGGAAACCCTCTCCCGCCCCCTCTGGGGATAATTGAAGTAATCCATGTTGTGTCGGAGAAGCTCGTTGTGGGAAGAAGGAAAGGAGTATTGACAGTAGTGCCAGTAGAAGGTAACTTGGGTTTACAGTCGCCGGGTAAGAAAATGAAGTTTGCAAGGGAGCCTGTCTCATTTGATGATGGTGATCTAGAGGGGACAATTCAACCATATGGTGACGCATTAGTGGTCACGGCCCGGATAAACGGCTTCTTAGTAAAAAGGGTGATGATAGACTAG
- the LOC115972160 gene encoding uncharacterized protein LOC115972160, which produces MGTHKFYAAFVFLVLYMFCLLIITATTSSHWHGKRPKATQNWLNHGGDLHNRRYANMETKISTTTVSKLCLKWKFFAGDDISATPVAAPPTPAIFNGTLYFPSYNGNIYAVNACNGTLGWEKNLHELTGINATGFVPTLTYVVSRSTPTIVGDHDLLIVGIYGPAVVIAVKRSTGELVWSTQLDNHAVGPGLITMSGTYYKGGYYVGTFSLEELLGIGQCCTFRGSLSKLDVHSGTVLWQNFMLPDSHNKIGGYAGSAIFGSSPSIDITRKHVYIATRNLYSAPLNVTQCQHKKNNQTVPTHPDECVEPDNHSESILELDLGSGKMKWFHQLGGYDVFFVACNNLSTANCPPGPDPDADFGEAPLMLSVRRNKTKLDRVCIVQKSGFSWALDRNNGSLIWVIDLTALFMIQPNTQKRAY; this is translated from the exons ATGGGGACTCATAAATTCTACGCTGCTTTTGTCTTTCTAGTACTCTACATGTTTTGTCTATTGATCATCACAGCTACTACAAGTTCCCAT TGGCATGGCAAGAGACCAAAGGCTACACAAAACTGGTTGAATCATGGTGGAGATTTGCATAATAGAAGATATGCAAACATGGAGACCAAAATCAGCACTACAACTGTTTCCAAACTATGTCTAAAGTGGAAGTTCTTTGCAGGTGATGATATATCAGCAACACCAGTGGCGGCGCCAC CAACACCAGCAATTTTCAATGGCACCCTTTATTTCCCAAGCTATAATGGCAACATCTATGCTGTCAATGCATGTAATGGGACTCTTGGTTGGGAGAAGAACTTGCATGAGTTGACTGGCATTAATGCGACCGGGTTTGTACCTACTCTCACCTACGTAGTTTCAAGATCAACGCCGACGATAGTTGGCGATCATGATCTCCTCATTGTTGGAATCTATGGGCCAGCTGTTGTTATTGCTGTTAAAAGATCAACTGGGGAGCTTGTTTGGTCAACACAGCTTGATAACCATGCTGTAGGACCAG GACTCATCACCATGTCTGGAACTTATTACAAAGG ggGTTACTATGTTGGTACATTTTCACTAGAAGAACTCCTTGGCATCGGACAATGCTGTACCTTTCGTGGTAGCTTATCCAAATTAGATGTTCATTCTGGCACTGTTTTATGGCAAAATTTTATGTTGCCTGATAGCCATAACAAAATTGGAGGATATGCTGGATCTGCTATATTTGGAAGTAGCCCGTCCATTGATATTACAAGGAAGCATGTCTACATTGCCACCAGGAACTTATACTCAGCTCCCTTAAATGTAA CCCAATGTCAACACAAGAAGAATAATCAAACGGTGCCAACTCATCCAGATGAATGTGTTGAGCCTGATAACCACTCAGAATCAATCCTAGAACTTGATCTAGGTTCTGGCAAGATGAAATGGTTTCACCAACTAGGAGGCTATGATGTGTTTTTCGTTGCATGTAACAATCTTTCAACCGCCAATTGCCCACCTGGTCCAGACCCAGATGCTGATTTCGGTGAGGCACCTTTAATGCTTAGTGTAAGGAGGAATAAGACCAAACTAGATAGGGTGTGCATAG TTCAGAAAAGTGGATTTTCTTGGGCTTTGGATCGCAATAATGGAAGCCTCATATGGGTTATA GATCTCACGGCATTGTTCATGATCCAGCCAAATACACAAAAACGTGCATATTAA